From Cellulosimicrobium cellulans, the proteins below share one genomic window:
- a CDS encoding EamA family transporter: protein MNRRPAALLDRVPVPALFVVSGLTQYLGAAIAVGLFAVAGAIEIGWLRIAASAVLLLAWRRPWRHRWTRHDLVWVAVFGVALAAMNLAFYVAIDHLPLGTAVAIEFLGPVAVAAITGRGWRERGAIAVAAAGVVLLAGVTIESDLPRADAVVGLTAIGVAAACWAAYILLGRRVAVSGSGVTSLAVAMTVGAVVFAPFLARDALPVLGDWRHVAAVAGIALFSSVVPYALEQVILRRVSAATFSVLLALLPASAAVVGAVVLHQVPTVPELVGLLLVSGAIAMTAARPRGRADGTPPGDDVPLDPPPA from the coding sequence GTGAACCGTCGCCCTGCCGCCCTTCTCGACCGGGTTCCGGTTCCGGCGCTCTTCGTCGTCTCGGGGCTGACGCAGTACCTGGGCGCGGCGATCGCCGTCGGGCTGTTCGCCGTGGCGGGCGCGATCGAGATCGGGTGGCTGCGCATCGCGGCGTCCGCGGTGCTGCTCCTCGCGTGGCGCCGCCCGTGGCGTCACCGGTGGACCCGGCACGACCTCGTGTGGGTGGCCGTCTTCGGTGTCGCGCTCGCCGCGATGAACCTCGCGTTCTACGTCGCGATCGACCACCTGCCGCTCGGGACGGCGGTCGCGATCGAGTTCCTCGGCCCCGTCGCGGTGGCCGCGATCACGGGCAGGGGGTGGCGCGAGCGGGGCGCGATCGCGGTCGCGGCGGCGGGCGTCGTGCTGCTCGCCGGGGTGACGATCGAGTCCGACCTCCCGCGCGCGGACGCCGTGGTCGGCCTGACCGCGATCGGCGTCGCGGCCGCGTGCTGGGCGGCGTACATCCTGCTCGGCCGGCGCGTGGCCGTGTCAGGGTCGGGGGTCACCTCGCTCGCTGTCGCGATGACCGTGGGCGCGGTCGTGTTCGCGCCCTTCCTCGCGCGTGACGCCCTGCCGGTCCTCGGCGACTGGCGGCACGTCGCGGCCGTCGCGGGGATCGCGCTCTTCTCCTCCGTCGTGCCCTACGCGCTCGAGCAGGTCATCCTGCGTCGCGTGAGCGCGGCGACGTTCTCCGTGCTCCTCGCCCTGCTCCCGGCGTCCGCCGCGGTCGTGGGCGCCGTCGTGCTGCATCAGGTACCCACGGTCCCCGAGCTGGTCGGCCTCCTCCTCGTGTCCGGGGCCATCGCGATGACCGCGGCGCGACCGCGCGGCCGCGCCGACGGGACGCCGCCCGGGGACGACGTCCCGCTCGACCCACCTCCGGCCTGA
- the map gene encoding type I methionyl aminopeptidase, translating to MIELRTPREIDQMRPAGRFVADVLTTVRAATKVGTNLLELDEVAHKMIRDRGAESCYIDYHPSFGASPFGKVICTSVNDAVLHGLPHDYALRDGDLLSIDFAASVDGWVADSALSFVVGTPRAGALGEADAKLIQTTERALEAGIAAAQPGKKVGDISAAIADVAHAAGYSVNTDFGGHGVGRTMHGEPHIPNDGRRKRGFPLKPGLVIAIEPWFLETTDEIYTDPDGWTLRSADGSRGAHSEHTIAITPDGPVVLTAREPRD from the coding sequence ATGATCGAGCTGAGGACCCCGCGGGAGATCGACCAGATGCGACCCGCAGGACGGTTCGTCGCCGACGTCCTCACCACGGTGCGCGCCGCCACGAAGGTCGGGACGAACCTGCTCGAGCTCGACGAGGTCGCGCACAAGATGATCCGCGACCGCGGGGCCGAGTCCTGCTACATCGACTACCACCCGTCGTTCGGCGCGAGCCCGTTCGGCAAGGTGATCTGCACGTCCGTCAACGACGCCGTGCTGCACGGCCTGCCGCACGACTACGCGCTGCGGGACGGCGACCTGCTGAGCATCGACTTCGCCGCGTCCGTCGACGGGTGGGTCGCGGACTCGGCGCTGTCGTTCGTCGTCGGGACTCCGCGCGCGGGCGCGCTCGGCGAGGCCGACGCGAAGCTCATCCAGACGACCGAGCGCGCGCTCGAGGCCGGGATCGCGGCCGCGCAGCCGGGCAAGAAGGTCGGCGACATCTCCGCCGCCATCGCGGACGTCGCGCACGCCGCGGGCTACTCGGTCAACACCGACTTCGGCGGCCACGGCGTCGGCCGCACGATGCACGGCGAGCCCCACATCCCCAACGACGGCCGTCGCAAGCGCGGGTTCCCGCTCAAGCCGGGCCTCGTCATCGCGATCGAGCCCTGGTTCCTCGAGACCACGGACGAGATCTACACCGACCCCGACGGCTGGACCCTGCGTTCGGCCGACGGCTCGCGCGGCGCCCACAGCGAGCACACGATCGCGATCACGCCCGACGGCCCGGTCGTGCTCACCGCGCGCGAGCCCCGCGACTGA
- a CDS encoding carbohydrate ABC transporter permease: MSTPLSASVPDAPLVDETAEEGSGKGIVAGLDDRAGKVRRKVSSRPASIIAIVLAVLWTIPTFGLLVTSFRPPREIRRSGWWEAFANPEFTIDNYTDALFGGSTSFATYFVNSLVITLPAVIIPITLASLAAYAFAWVDFKGRNLLFVAVFALQIVPIQVTLVPLLTQYVDWGIDGSFWPVWLSHSIFALPLAIFLLHNFMKDIPRELVEAARVDGAGHVKIFFQVLMPLLVPAIAAFGIFQFLWVWNDLLVALTFASGQDTAPITVRLAELSGSRGASWHLLPAGAFISMIVPVAVFLALQRYFVRGLLAGSVKG, translated from the coding sequence ATGAGCACCCCACTGTCCGCCTCCGTCCCGGACGCCCCGCTCGTCGACGAGACCGCCGAGGAGGGCAGCGGCAAGGGCATCGTCGCGGGCCTCGACGACCGCGCGGGGAAGGTGCGGCGCAAGGTCTCGTCGCGACCGGCGTCGATCATCGCGATCGTCCTGGCGGTCCTCTGGACCATCCCGACGTTCGGGCTCCTCGTCACCTCGTTCCGCCCGCCGCGCGAGATCCGGCGGTCGGGCTGGTGGGAGGCGTTCGCTAACCCCGAGTTCACGATCGACAACTACACCGACGCGCTGTTCGGCGGGTCGACGAGCTTCGCGACGTACTTCGTCAACTCCCTCGTCATCACGCTGCCCGCCGTGATCATCCCCATCACGCTCGCGTCGCTCGCGGCCTACGCGTTCGCGTGGGTGGACTTCAAGGGCCGCAACCTGCTGTTCGTCGCCGTGTTCGCGCTGCAGATCGTGCCCATCCAGGTCACGCTCGTCCCGCTGCTCACGCAGTACGTCGACTGGGGGATCGACGGGTCGTTCTGGCCCGTGTGGCTGTCGCACTCGATCTTCGCGCTGCCGCTGGCGATCTTCCTGCTGCACAACTTCATGAAGGACATCCCGCGCGAGCTGGTCGAGGCGGCCCGCGTCGACGGCGCCGGGCACGTGAAGATCTTCTTCCAGGTGCTCATGCCGCTGCTGGTGCCCGCGATCGCGGCCTTCGGGATCTTCCAGTTCCTCTGGGTCTGGAACGACCTGCTCGTCGCCCTGACGTTCGCGTCCGGCCAGGACACCGCGCCCATCACGGTGCGCCTCGCCGAGCTGTCCGGCTCGCGCGGCGCGAGCTGGCACCTGCTGCCGGCGGGTGCGTTCATCTCGATGATCGTCCCCGTGGCCGTGTTCCTCGCGCTCCAGCGGTACTTCGTGCGCGGGCTCCTCGCGGGTTCGGTCAAGGGCTGA
- a CDS encoding helix-turn-helix transcriptional regulator, whose protein sequence is MAARRAGLGWSQAELATRLGVSRQTVISIERGRFDPSLPLAFRIAEVFGCRIEDVFRP, encoded by the coding sequence ATGGCGGCCCGCCGCGCCGGGCTCGGCTGGTCGCAGGCCGAGCTCGCCACCCGCCTCGGCGTGTCGCGGCAGACCGTGATCTCGATCGAGCGCGGCCGGTTCGACCCGTCGCTGCCGCTCGCGTTCCGCATCGCCGAGGTGTTCGGCTGCCGCATCGAGGACGTCTTCCGCCCCTGA
- a CDS encoding ABC transporter substrate-binding protein: protein MTRTTRTSAARRRTLVVAAGGASLALVLAACSGGGGGGGDDESPSAEVDCADYEQYGDLSGKTVSVYATIVDTEAEQQQASYEPFEECTGATIEYEGSKEFEAQLPVRIQSGSAPDIAYLPQPGLLRRIVADFPDAIQPVGEAASANVDQYYTESWKDYGTVDGTLYATPLGANVKSFVWYSPSMFEEAGYEVPTTWDELMELSDQIVADNPGGDVKPWCAGIASGEATGWPATDWMEDVVLRTAGPEVYDQWVNHEIPFNDPQIATALATVGDVLKNEEFVNGGLGDVSTIATTEFTEGGYPIIDGLCYMHRQATFYQANWTTLDPDLVVAPDGDVWAFYLPGETAEDKPLLGGGEFVAAFNDRPEVQAFHAYLSSPEWSNAKASVTPQGWISANNGLDPELLQSPMDQQAYELLTDESYTFRFDGSDMMPAAVGAGSFWTEMTEWIASDKSDEAVLDAIEASWPTS, encoded by the coding sequence ATGACCAGGACCACGAGGACCAGCGCGGCGCGCCGCCGCACGCTGGTGGTCGCCGCCGGCGGCGCGAGCCTCGCGCTCGTGCTCGCGGCGTGCAGCGGCGGTGGCGGCGGCGGGGGCGACGACGAGTCGCCCAGCGCCGAGGTGGACTGCGCCGACTACGAGCAGTACGGGGACCTGTCCGGCAAGACCGTGTCGGTGTACGCGACGATCGTCGACACCGAGGCGGAGCAGCAGCAGGCGTCGTACGAGCCGTTCGAGGAGTGCACGGGCGCCACGATCGAGTACGAGGGCTCCAAGGAGTTCGAGGCCCAGCTCCCCGTCCGCATCCAGTCCGGCAGCGCGCCGGACATCGCGTACCTGCCCCAGCCCGGCCTCCTGCGCCGGATCGTCGCCGACTTCCCCGACGCGATCCAGCCGGTCGGCGAGGCGGCGTCCGCGAACGTCGACCAGTACTACACCGAGTCGTGGAAGGACTACGGCACCGTCGACGGGACGCTGTACGCGACGCCGCTCGGCGCCAACGTCAAGTCGTTCGTCTGGTACTCGCCGTCCATGTTCGAGGAGGCGGGCTACGAGGTTCCCACGACGTGGGACGAGCTCATGGAGCTCTCGGACCAGATCGTCGCGGACAACCCCGGTGGCGACGTCAAGCCGTGGTGCGCGGGCATCGCGTCCGGCGAGGCGACCGGCTGGCCGGCCACCGACTGGATGGAGGACGTCGTCCTGCGCACGGCGGGCCCCGAGGTCTACGACCAGTGGGTCAACCACGAGATCCCGTTCAACGACCCGCAGATCGCCACGGCGCTCGCCACGGTCGGCGACGTGCTGAAGAACGAGGAGTTCGTCAACGGCGGCCTCGGCGACGTGAGCACCATCGCGACGACCGAGTTCACCGAGGGTGGCTACCCGATCATCGACGGCCTGTGCTACATGCACCGCCAGGCGACGTTCTACCAGGCCAACTGGACGACCCTCGACCCCGACCTGGTGGTCGCGCCCGACGGTGACGTGTGGGCCTTCTACCTCCCGGGCGAGACCGCGGAGGACAAGCCGCTGCTCGGTGGCGGCGAGTTCGTCGCCGCGTTCAACGACCGTCCCGAGGTCCAGGCGTTCCACGCCTACCTGTCGAGCCCCGAGTGGTCCAACGCCAAGGCGAGCGTGACCCCGCAGGGCTGGATCAGCGCGAACAACGGCCTCGACCCGGAGCTGCTCCAGTCGCCGATGGACCAGCAGGCGTACGAGCTGCTCACGGACGAGAGCTACACGTTCCGCTTCGACGGCTCGGACATGATGCCCGCCGCCGTCGGCGCCGGCTCGTTCTGGACCGAGATGACGGAGTGGATCGCGAGCGACAAGTCCGACGAGGCCGTCCTCGACGCCATCGAGGCGTCCTGGCCGACGTCCTGA
- a CDS encoding GNAT family N-acetyltransferase: MTSDAKTVCVRRARADDAGAVWPLVIDFATSYVPERDAFDVSFALLLADPHALVLVAQAREDVVGYLVAHRHATLFANAPVAWVEEVMVDADARRRGVGGLLMDAAERWAEDAGAAYVALATRRAAGFYARLGFEESATFFRKRLGRL, translated from the coding sequence ATGACGTCCGACGCCAAGACCGTCTGTGTCCGCCGTGCCCGGGCGGACGACGCCGGGGCGGTCTGGCCGCTCGTCATCGACTTCGCGACGTCGTACGTCCCTGAGCGTGACGCCTTCGACGTGTCGTTCGCGCTGCTCCTCGCCGACCCGCACGCGCTGGTGCTCGTCGCGCAGGCGCGGGAGGACGTCGTCGGCTACCTCGTGGCGCACCGCCATGCGACGCTCTTCGCCAACGCGCCCGTGGCGTGGGTCGAGGAGGTCATGGTCGACGCCGACGCCCGCCGTCGCGGGGTAGGCGGCCTGCTCATGGACGCGGCCGAGCGGTGGGCCGAGGACGCGGGTGCTGCGTACGTCGCGCTGGCCACCCGGCGGGCCGCCGGGTTCTACGCGAGGCTCGGGTTCGAGGAGTCGGCGACATTCTTCCGCAAGCGCCTCGGGAGGCTCTGA
- a CDS encoding LacI family DNA-binding transcriptional regulator: MAASPVVAGIDDVAQAAGVSTATVSRALRGLPNVSEATRVRVLAEAARLGYVPTPSASSLATGRTRTIGVLTPWVNRWFFANVIEGAERALRDLGYDVLLYTFDVRRTSSRRRVDPSVLRHRVDGTLVVGLPLDDDEVRSLVGLARPLAFVGSGPADQVTVRLDDVATGRAATRHLLDLGHRVIGHVTGVPDLVSSWSPPVERARGYVRALEEAGVVVEPGLEVNGDFDVAGGRESTADLLRRRPDVTAVFAASDEMAMGAILAARDLGLRVPEDLSVVGVDGHDLGELVGLTTIAQDAYQQGFDAALLLLEMINGAPVPESITYPTELVRRGSTAPPRVRP, translated from the coding sequence GTGGCAGCATCACCCGTCGTGGCAGGTATCGACGACGTCGCCCAGGCCGCCGGGGTGTCCACGGCGACCGTCTCGCGCGCCCTGCGCGGCCTGCCCAACGTGTCGGAGGCGACGCGCGTGCGGGTGCTCGCGGAGGCGGCGCGGCTCGGGTACGTGCCCACGCCGTCGGCGTCGTCGCTGGCCACCGGGCGCACCCGCACGATCGGCGTGCTCACCCCGTGGGTCAACCGCTGGTTCTTCGCCAACGTCATCGAGGGCGCCGAGCGCGCGCTGCGGGACCTCGGCTACGACGTCCTGCTGTACACGTTCGACGTGCGCCGGACCTCGTCCCGCCGCCGGGTCGACCCGAGCGTCCTGCGCCACCGCGTGGACGGGACGCTCGTCGTCGGTCTGCCGCTCGACGACGACGAGGTGCGCTCGCTCGTCGGGCTCGCCCGGCCGCTCGCGTTCGTCGGGTCGGGCCCGGCGGACCAGGTCACGGTCCGGCTCGACGACGTCGCGACGGGCCGGGCCGCGACGCGCCACCTGCTCGACCTGGGCCACCGGGTGATCGGCCACGTCACCGGGGTGCCCGACCTCGTGTCGTCGTGGTCGCCGCCGGTCGAGCGCGCGCGGGGCTACGTGCGTGCGCTGGAGGAGGCGGGCGTCGTCGTCGAGCCCGGCCTCGAGGTGAACGGCGACTTCGACGTCGCGGGAGGACGTGAGTCCACGGCAGATCTCCTGCGCCGCCGGCCGGACGTGACCGCCGTCTTCGCGGCGTCGGACGAGATGGCCATGGGGGCGATCCTCGCGGCGCGGGACCTGGGGCTGCGCGTCCCGGAGGACCTCTCGGTCGTCGGGGTGGACGGCCACGACCTCGGGGAGCTCGTCGGCCTGACGACGATCGCCCAGGACGCGTACCAGCAGGGGTTCGACGCGGCGCTCCTCCTGCTCGAGATGATCAACGGCGCCCCGGTGCCGGAGAGCATCACCTACCCGACGGAGCTGGTGCGGCGCGGCTCGACCGCACCCCCGCGCGTCCGCCCGTAG
- a CDS encoding bacterial proteasome activator family protein, whose amino-acid sequence MADEPRDPRPDEPTAPEPETGAEDAVDDTDEPARATVVMPDGTGVSVVESDDSTDPDRNPATVIEEPAKVMRIGGMIKKLLDEVRDAPLDEAARSRLAEIHERSLTELEEGLSPDLVAELHRITLPFSDDTVPTDAELRVAQAQLVGWLEGLFHGIQTALVAQQMAAQAQLSQIRRALPPGSLPPMGPGGPGGVPGQPGGRPDEHDGRPSPGQYL is encoded by the coding sequence ATGGCTGACGAACCGCGCGACCCTCGCCCCGACGAGCCCACCGCCCCCGAGCCCGAGACCGGCGCGGAGGACGCCGTCGACGACACCGACGAGCCCGCTCGTGCCACGGTCGTGATGCCGGACGGGACGGGGGTGAGCGTCGTCGAGAGCGACGACTCGACCGACCCCGACCGCAACCCGGCGACAGTCATCGAGGAGCCGGCCAAGGTGATGCGCATCGGCGGCATGATCAAGAAGCTCCTCGACGAGGTCCGGGACGCCCCGCTCGACGAGGCGGCGCGGTCGCGCCTCGCCGAGATCCACGAGCGCTCGCTCACCGAGCTCGAGGAGGGCCTGTCGCCCGACCTGGTGGCGGAGCTGCACCGCATCACGCTGCCGTTCTCGGACGACACCGTCCCCACGGACGCGGAGCTGCGCGTCGCCCAGGCCCAGCTCGTCGGCTGGCTGGAGGGCCTGTTCCACGGCATCCAGACGGCGCTCGTCGCCCAGCAGATGGCCGCGCAGGCGCAGCTCTCGCAGATCCGCCGCGCGCTGCCGCCCGGCTCGTTGCCGCCCATGGGTCCCGGGGGCCCCGGCGGCGTCCCGGGACAGCCCGGCGGGCGTCCCGACGAGCACGACGGGCGGCCGTCGCCGGGCCAGTACCTCTGA
- a CDS encoding carbohydrate ABC transporter permease yields MDWLLEPAGTGGKLAVMVVAILLFVVVMGLILFLVDRPRRVPGWVVAIAFAGPAIVMLAFGLLYPGLRTIRDSFYNRTGSAFVGLDNYVTAFTRDEFQIVLRNTAIWVIVVPLVSTFLGLVYAVVVDRSRFEKFAKTLIFLPMAISMVGAGIIWKFMYEYKPASQPQIGLFNQVLVWLGLEPQQFLLSAPANTFFLILVMIWIQAGFAMTILAAAIRAIPDDIVEAARLDGVGGMRMFRYITVPSIRPALVVVLTTIAIGTLKVFDIVRTMTGGRFETSVVANEFYTQALRQGEQGLGAALAVILFVLVIPIIVYNVRQLKQAEEIR; encoded by the coding sequence ATGGACTGGTTGCTCGAACCCGCCGGGACGGGGGGCAAGCTCGCGGTGATGGTCGTCGCGATCCTGCTCTTCGTCGTCGTCATGGGCCTGATCCTCTTCCTCGTCGACCGACCGCGGCGCGTGCCGGGGTGGGTCGTCGCGATCGCCTTCGCCGGGCCCGCGATCGTCATGCTCGCTTTCGGCCTGCTCTACCCGGGCCTGCGCACGATCCGGGACTCGTTCTACAACCGCACGGGCTCCGCGTTCGTCGGGCTCGACAACTACGTCACGGCGTTCACGCGGGACGAGTTCCAGATCGTCCTGCGCAACACCGCGATCTGGGTGATCGTCGTCCCGCTCGTCTCGACCTTCCTCGGTCTCGTCTACGCGGTGGTCGTCGACCGGTCCCGGTTCGAGAAGTTCGCCAAGACCCTGATCTTCCTGCCCATGGCGATCTCCATGGTCGGCGCGGGGATCATCTGGAAGTTCATGTACGAGTACAAGCCGGCGAGCCAGCCGCAGATCGGCCTGTTCAACCAGGTGCTCGTCTGGCTCGGCCTGGAGCCGCAGCAGTTCCTGCTCAGCGCCCCGGCGAACACGTTCTTCCTCATCCTCGTCATGATCTGGATCCAGGCCGGGTTCGCGATGACGATCCTCGCCGCCGCGATCCGCGCCATCCCGGACGACATCGTCGAGGCCGCCCGGCTCGACGGCGTCGGCGGCATGCGGATGTTCCGCTACATCACGGTGCCGAGCATCCGGCCCGCCCTCGTGGTCGTCCTCACGACGATCGCGATCGGCACGCTCAAGGTCTTCGACATCGTCCGCACCATGACCGGCGGCCGCTTCGAGACGTCGGTCGTGGCCAACGAGTTCTACACGCAGGCGCTCCGGCAGGGCGAGCAGGGGCTCGGGGCCGCGCTCGCGGTCATCCTGTTCGTCCTGGTCATCCCGATCATCGTGTACAACGTGCGGCAGCTGAAGCAGGCGGAGGAGATCCGATGA
- a CDS encoding NAD(P)H-quinone oxidoreductase: MRGVTISGPGGPEKLTVSALPDQTPGPDELVVHVASAGVNRADLLQRAGSYPPPPGAPDWPGLEVSGTVAAVGESVTGWSVGDRVVALLDGGGYAEQVRVRSTQVLPVPDGVDLVDAAALPEAVCTVWSNVVDVGRLAPGEWLLVHGGSGGVGTIAVQVGAALGARVAVTAGGRDRADRCLALGASIAVDHREEDFVAAVRDASGGHGADVVLDVVGAAYLTRNLEVLATGGRLVVIGMQKGRRAELDLGVLLARRATVAGTTLRARPPAEKARIVHEVLTHVWPMVEDGRVRPVVHARLPLEEAARAHELLDSGEVFGKVLLVP; this comes from the coding sequence GTGCGAGGCGTCACGATATCGGGCCCCGGTGGCCCTGAGAAACTAACGGTTTCTGCGCTCCCTGACCAGACCCCCGGCCCGGACGAGCTCGTGGTCCACGTCGCTTCCGCTGGCGTGAACCGCGCTGACCTGCTACAACGCGCCGGATCGTACCCGCCTCCCCCGGGCGCACCGGACTGGCCCGGCCTGGAGGTCTCGGGCACGGTCGCGGCCGTCGGCGAGTCCGTGACGGGGTGGTCCGTGGGTGACCGCGTGGTCGCGCTGCTCGACGGCGGCGGGTACGCGGAGCAGGTGCGCGTGCGGTCGACCCAGGTGCTGCCCGTCCCCGACGGCGTGGACCTCGTGGACGCCGCCGCGCTTCCCGAGGCGGTCTGCACGGTGTGGAGCAACGTCGTCGACGTCGGGCGCCTGGCCCCGGGCGAGTGGCTGCTCGTGCACGGCGGGTCGGGCGGCGTCGGGACGATCGCCGTGCAGGTCGGCGCCGCGCTCGGCGCCCGCGTGGCCGTCACGGCCGGCGGGCGCGACCGGGCCGACCGGTGCCTCGCGCTCGGGGCGAGCATCGCCGTCGACCACCGTGAGGAGGACTTCGTCGCCGCGGTGCGGGACGCCTCCGGCGGGCACGGTGCGGACGTCGTGCTCGACGTCGTCGGCGCCGCCTACCTGACGCGCAACCTCGAGGTGCTCGCCACGGGCGGGCGCCTGGTGGTCATCGGCATGCAGAAGGGACGACGCGCGGAGCTCGACCTGGGCGTCCTCCTCGCCCGGCGCGCCACGGTGGCCGGGACGACGCTGCGGGCGCGGCCCCCGGCCGAGAAGGCGCGGATCGTGCACGAGGTCCTCACGCACGTCTGGCCGATGGTGGAGGACGGGCGCGTGCGCCCGGTCGTGCACGCGCGCCTCCCGCTCGAGGAGGCCGCGCGGGCGCACGAGCTGCTCGACTCGGGCGAGGTCTTCGGCAAGGTGCTCCTCGTCCCCTGA